The following are encoded together in the Candidatus Tumulicola sp. genome:
- a CDS encoding asparaginase, which translates to MTVEVTRGDLVESLHRVDACAVDVRGRVRFVRGDVDRPVYLRSSAKPFIAGAVVAGGAVERFGFEQREVAVMSASHYGEPFHIAAVRSILSKIGLDESALRCGPQMPYDEASARAMIRGDIEPTAIYNNCSGKHAGILALSLMLDADVASYLDVDHPAQQRILEFCARVHDDDAATWPLGVDGCGIPVYATSLRRAALAFARLADPSSYEHAADARALHVVASAMRTFPEYVAGTNQLDTVLMQASDNVVCKTGAEGVHGVGVVDKGYGYASKVIDGNGRARAPGTITALRALGAIDADAFARLERLAQPPVLNWAGHSVGEIRATDFLDGTR; encoded by the coding sequence TTGACGGTCGAAGTCACCCGCGGCGACTTGGTAGAGTCGCTGCATCGGGTCGACGCGTGCGCGGTCGATGTCCGCGGTCGCGTTCGGTTCGTCCGCGGCGACGTCGACCGTCCCGTCTATTTGCGTTCGTCCGCCAAGCCGTTCATTGCCGGCGCGGTCGTGGCCGGCGGCGCGGTCGAACGCTTTGGGTTCGAGCAGCGCGAAGTAGCGGTGATGTCGGCATCGCACTACGGCGAGCCGTTCCACATCGCGGCGGTGCGCTCGATTTTATCGAAGATCGGTCTCGACGAGTCGGCGTTGCGATGCGGTCCTCAGATGCCGTACGACGAAGCGAGCGCGCGAGCGATGATTCGCGGCGATATCGAACCGACGGCGATTTATAACAACTGTTCGGGCAAGCACGCCGGCATCTTGGCGTTGAGCTTGATGCTCGACGCCGACGTGGCGAGCTATCTCGATGTCGACCACCCCGCGCAGCAACGCATTCTCGAGTTTTGTGCGCGCGTCCACGACGATGACGCGGCGACCTGGCCGCTCGGCGTCGACGGCTGCGGCATACCCGTCTATGCCACCAGCTTGCGCAGGGCGGCGTTAGCTTTCGCCCGGTTGGCGGATCCTTCGAGCTACGAACATGCGGCCGACGCGCGTGCGCTGCACGTCGTCGCAAGCGCCATGCGTACGTTTCCCGAATACGTGGCCGGAACGAATCAGCTCGATACGGTGCTGATGCAGGCGAGCGACAACGTCGTCTGCAAGACCGGCGCCGAAGGCGTGCACGGCGTCGGCGTTGTCGATAAAGGGTACGGATATGCCTCGAAAGTGATCGATGGCAACGGACGCGCCCGCGCCCCGGGAACCATTACTGCGTTGCGCGCGCTCGGCGCCATCGACGCCGATGCGTTCGCGCGCTTGGAGCGGCTGGCGCAACCGCCAGTTCTGAATTGGGCCGGTCATTCGGTCGGAGAAATTCGCGCGACGGATTTTTTGGACGGTACGAGATGA
- a CDS encoding serine hydrolase domain-containing protein → MHRYRAGLASVPLLVAALALCTPGNGQAQAAGPTQADALAAIRAFAPVAMERQGTPGLSVAITTKQGTVDVITLGYADVGAKTPVTPDTRFAIGSITKSMTALALMQMYDGGSLDLQAPVRHYLPWFRIDSNGKPILIHQVLSHTAGLPDDYSSQPAYRYDVVALAKARLLFAPGTSWSYSNDGYATAGAILSTLDRRAWADSLRARVFDPIGMTAAAPAFTPEALQRAAVGYQWLYNDRPGSLHPALTPSPAMDFVDPAGSVLATPEDMARYMRFYLNGGHTSNGTALISSRAFTRMTNADRLNDGKVAGDPAGEMAEAPQMYRRYGLGLSIEDDGGDRVIGHTGGVSGYTACMQMNTTRGFGVVAMANLVEAPLHPCAIVLYAMAVLQAQSQGRALPAPPPAPDLRHVENAERYAGTYTSQDGRKFEIAASGGQVSLVDASGTFAAYPRGDDTFWVDAPNFVQFEVAFGRDRNGRVVECNYGSQWFTNQHYAGPRTFAHPAGWNDLAGRYQNDFLGQPYVSRVVIVNNRLTLDGTDALTPLANGTFSLGSSIVRFDARAGTQPQRMWVDDTPMYRIELP, encoded by the coding sequence ATGCATCGATACCGCGCCGGTCTCGCCAGTGTTCCCCTTTTGGTCGCGGCTTTGGCACTCTGCACGCCCGGGAACGGCCAGGCACAGGCGGCCGGCCCAACTCAGGCAGATGCACTGGCTGCGATACGCGCCTTTGCTCCCGTCGCGATGGAGCGGCAGGGCACGCCCGGCCTTTCGGTCGCGATCACGACCAAGCAAGGCACGGTCGATGTTATCACCCTCGGTTATGCCGATGTGGGCGCAAAGACGCCCGTCACGCCGGATACGCGCTTCGCGATCGGTTCGATCACCAAGTCGATGACGGCATTGGCTTTGATGCAGATGTACGACGGCGGCTCGCTCGATCTACAGGCACCCGTTCGCCACTATCTCCCATGGTTCCGGATCGACTCGAACGGAAAACCAATCTTGATCCACCAAGTGCTGTCGCACACCGCGGGATTACCAGACGATTATTCGTCGCAGCCGGCGTATCGCTACGACGTGGTCGCGCTTGCAAAGGCGCGGCTGTTGTTCGCTCCCGGTACGTCGTGGTCGTATTCCAACGACGGGTACGCGACGGCAGGCGCGATTTTGTCGACGCTCGACCGCCGCGCCTGGGCCGACTCGTTGCGAGCCCGCGTATTCGATCCGATCGGCATGACCGCCGCCGCCCCAGCGTTTACTCCCGAGGCGTTGCAACGCGCGGCCGTCGGGTATCAGTGGCTGTACAACGATCGTCCCGGCTCGCTGCACCCGGCATTAACACCGTCGCCGGCGATGGACTTCGTCGATCCGGCCGGTTCGGTGCTGGCGACGCCCGAGGATATGGCTCGGTACATGCGCTTCTATCTCAATGGCGGCCACACTTCGAACGGCACCGCATTGATCTCTTCGCGAGCCTTCACGCGTATGACGAACGCGGATCGTCTCAACGACGGTAAGGTAGCCGGAGACCCCGCGGGTGAGATGGCTGAAGCGCCGCAGATGTACCGGCGCTACGGTCTCGGATTGTCGATCGAAGACGACGGCGGCGATCGCGTGATCGGCCACACGGGCGGCGTTTCGGGTTACACCGCCTGCATGCAGATGAATACGACACGCGGTTTCGGCGTCGTCGCGATGGCCAATCTCGTCGAAGCACCGTTACACCCGTGCGCGATCGTTCTGTATGCGATGGCGGTATTGCAAGCGCAAAGCCAAGGGCGCGCGCTTCCCGCCCCGCCGCCGGCACCCGATCTGCGGCACGTCGAAAACGCCGAACGATACGCCGGCACCTACACGTCGCAGGACGGCCGCAAATTCGAAATCGCCGCGTCCGGCGGACAGGTATCGCTGGTCGACGCGTCCGGTACATTCGCGGCCTATCCCCGCGGCGACGATACGTTTTGGGTCGACGCTCCAAACTTCGTTCAGTTCGAGGTTGCATTCGGTCGCGATCGCAATGGGCGCGTCGTCGAATGCAACTACGGTTCGCAGTGGTTTACCAACCAGCATTACGCGGGTCCGCGCACGTTCGCGCATCCCGCCGGGTGGAACGACTTGGCCGGACGCTACCAGAACGACTTTCTCGGACAACCGTACGTTTCTCGCGTCGTGATCGTAAACAACCGTCTGACGCTGGACGGCACCGACGCGCTCACGCCGCTCGCCAATGGAACGTTTTCGTTAGGTTCGTCGATCGTGCGATTCGACGCGCGCGCGGGCACGCAACCGCAACGCATGTGGGTCGACGATACGCCAATGTATCGTATCGAACTTCCCTAA
- a CDS encoding ATP-dependent DNA ligase yields the protein MDDFARTAQRIAQTAATGEKTQLLAAYLRGLESDDDLAAAVRFFTGNPFAASDRRTLSIGGATIARVAQRLWGFDDSAFRAAYRDAGDLGSALARLVRPPQHASLFARPALEPAALSEAFAAIASASGKNSAKRRETLLEDVFRATSDPASIAFVVKIVTGDLRIGLREGLVLNAIAAAFGADPPAVRRAFMAAGDAGAVAAAARHQTLAEIHVAYGNPIGFMLASPMPFGDTYAPLTGARWAVEDKYDGIRAQAHVDGDRIALFSRTLNDVAATYPEVVAALRELPRRAIFDGEIVAMRDGNVLPFRALQARISRKDVADELREDVPVAYVAFDLLADGDELLLDEPYERRRERLASILESLTSVKVAPCEMLDAADAPLVNPAFEAARARGNEGLMLKRADSPYAPGRRGKWWIKLKRELSTLDVVVVAVEWGHGKRSKVLSDYTFAVRGDDGQLVAIGKAYSGLTDAEIAELTPWFLEHRLPRESQRAKARSGEIPVEPEVVIEVAFDIIQVSDLHESGFSLRFPRIVRIRDDKPSYEIDTLGRVREVYQEQLQRERL from the coding sequence TTGGACGACTTCGCGCGCACCGCGCAGAGGATCGCGCAAACCGCCGCGACCGGCGAAAAGACGCAGTTGCTCGCGGCGTATCTCCGCGGCCTCGAGAGCGACGACGATCTCGCCGCGGCCGTTCGATTTTTCACCGGAAATCCGTTCGCGGCCAGCGACCGGCGTACGCTCTCAATCGGTGGAGCGACGATCGCGAGGGTCGCACAACGATTGTGGGGGTTCGACGATTCGGCGTTTCGCGCCGCGTACCGTGACGCGGGCGACCTCGGCAGCGCGCTGGCGAGGTTGGTTCGGCCGCCGCAACATGCGTCGCTCTTCGCGCGGCCAGCACTTGAACCGGCAGCGCTGAGCGAAGCGTTCGCAGCCATCGCGAGTGCGTCGGGAAAGAACTCGGCGAAGCGTCGCGAGACGCTGTTGGAAGACGTCTTCCGAGCGACCAGCGATCCGGCGTCGATCGCCTTTGTGGTTAAAATTGTCACCGGCGATCTGCGCATCGGATTGCGCGAGGGTCTGGTGCTCAACGCGATCGCCGCCGCGTTCGGAGCCGATCCGCCGGCCGTCCGCCGGGCGTTCATGGCCGCCGGCGACGCCGGCGCCGTGGCGGCTGCGGCCCGCCACCAGACACTCGCCGAAATACACGTAGCATACGGCAATCCAATCGGCTTTATGCTTGCCTCGCCGATGCCGTTCGGCGATACATACGCGCCGTTAACCGGCGCGCGCTGGGCGGTCGAGGATAAATACGACGGCATCCGCGCCCAAGCGCACGTCGACGGCGACCGCATCGCATTATTTTCGCGAACACTGAACGATGTCGCGGCGACGTATCCTGAAGTCGTCGCAGCGCTTCGTGAGTTGCCGCGGCGCGCGATCTTCGACGGCGAGATCGTCGCGATGCGCGACGGCAACGTGCTCCCATTTCGCGCGCTGCAGGCACGAATCTCTCGCAAAGACGTCGCCGACGAACTCCGCGAGGATGTTCCGGTCGCATACGTCGCGTTCGATCTTTTGGCGGATGGCGACGAGCTGTTGCTGGACGAGCCGTACGAGCGACGTCGCGAGCGGCTCGCGTCGATACTCGAGTCGTTGACGAGCGTCAAGGTCGCGCCGTGTGAGATGCTCGATGCCGCGGATGCACCACTCGTCAATCCCGCATTCGAAGCGGCGCGAGCCCGCGGCAACGAAGGCTTGATGCTTAAGCGCGCCGATTCGCCCTACGCGCCGGGTCGTCGCGGCAAGTGGTGGATCAAGTTAAAGCGCGAGCTATCGACGCTCGATGTGGTGGTCGTGGCGGTCGAATGGGGCCACGGTAAACGCTCCAAAGTGTTGTCGGACTACACGTTTGCGGTCCGCGGCGACGATGGCCAACTGGTCGCGATCGGCAAAGCCTACTCCGGCTTGACCGATGCGGAGATCGCCGAGTTAACCCCGTGGTTTCTCGAACATCGCCTCCCACGCGAATCGCAACGTGCGAAAGCTCGCTCAGGGGAGATTCCGGTCGAACCGGAGGTCGTGATCGAGGTCGCCTTCGACATAATTCAGGTCAGCGACTTACACGAGAGTGGTTTTTCACTACGCTTTCCGCGTATCGTGCGTATTCGCGACGATAAGCCGTCCTACGAAATCGACACGCTCGGACGAGTACGCGAAGTCTACCAAGAACAGTTGCAGCGCGAACGGCTGTGA
- the metH gene encoding methionine synthase — MMQQPFTSPYLDALARRVLLYDGAMGTQLIAMELSDADFGGLSRRGCHEALVLERPDVVAEIHAAYLAAGADVVETDSFMGSRLKLSEYGLGDRTVEVNRRAAEIARAACDRFSTPERPRFAAGSMGPTGMLVSSSDPSLSKITFAELADIYGEQARALIEGGVDVLLLETMQDLLECKAAIAGIAREFARGVRRVPIQAQPTLIQEGRMLLGTDIRAVTATLDALPIDVIGLNCSTGPAQMRDAVRYLCERSRCFVSVIPNAGLPLMGPAGETIYPESPEQLAHELVDFVRTFGVDAIGGCCGTTPAHIAELRAAIDDLGDGPRRERGAASPRDDRRPQALASAMTAVELEQEPRPLVVGERINSQGSRKIKRLLLADDYDAIVAVAREQVEGGAYALDICCALTERPDELEQMREVVRRLAQSTEAPLFIDSTEPAVTEAALENYPGRAVINSVHLEAGRSKIDVLLPMAVEHGAAVIALTIDESGMAKTADSKLSVAKRIDDIAVGEYGIPRGALIFDALTFTLATGEAEFVDSAVETIEGIRAIKRELPGVLTSLGVSNVSFGLSPPTRAALNSVFLHHCVDAGLDMALVHPNDITPYPEIEPDVREACDDLIFNRRADALARLIERFIGDAGVVRAAAGVDEDATLTAPERVHQAILLRRKEGIEAKIDAVLAERTPIDTLNRVLLPAMKEVGDRFGRGELILPFVLQSAEVMKKAVSHLEQFLEKRDGTTKGTVVIATVFGDVHDIGKNLVKTILSNNGYTVVDLGKQVPVNVILDKAVEVGADAIGLSALLVSTSKQMPICVQEQDARGLSFPVIVGGAAINRDFGRRIALLDDGKRFFSPGLFYAKDAFEGLDLMDALTGSTERKEELLQRTRLAAMTQRERPAPAANVTVRRSAVKDERADIPVPPFWGVRTVDHVELRELWPRFDKRSLFRLSWGASNTKGDAYDRLLRDDFEPRLQRYIGDAEAGAILEPKAVYGYFPAAGAGDEVLIYDPADRSKVLARFAFPRQAGGEHLSLADYLREPDGGNASDVVALQVVTIGSDASLQTARLHDAGDYSESYFLHGFTVQSAEALAELTHRRIRAELGLTSERGKRYSWGYGACPDLAQHRDVFELLNVTERIGVSLTDAYALVPEQSTAAIVMHHPRAAYFNAAAVRELAS, encoded by the coding sequence ATGATGCAGCAACCATTCACGAGCCCGTATCTCGACGCGCTCGCGCGCCGCGTCTTGTTGTACGACGGCGCGATGGGAACGCAACTGATCGCGATGGAGCTGTCGGACGCCGATTTCGGCGGTTTGTCGCGCCGCGGTTGTCACGAAGCGCTGGTGCTGGAACGCCCCGACGTCGTTGCCGAAATCCACGCCGCATATCTGGCAGCCGGTGCGGATGTGGTCGAAACCGATTCGTTTATGGGTTCGCGCCTCAAGCTCTCGGAATACGGCTTGGGCGATCGTACCGTCGAAGTGAATCGCCGCGCGGCCGAAATCGCGCGTGCGGCGTGCGATCGATTCTCGACGCCGGAGCGGCCGCGGTTTGCGGCCGGTTCGATGGGCCCGACCGGCATGCTGGTCTCGTCGTCCGATCCGTCGCTTTCTAAAATTACATTTGCCGAATTAGCCGACATCTATGGCGAGCAGGCTCGGGCCTTGATCGAAGGCGGCGTCGACGTTCTGTTGCTGGAAACGATGCAAGATCTGCTCGAATGCAAAGCTGCCATCGCCGGTATCGCGCGCGAATTTGCGCGCGGCGTTCGGCGCGTTCCCATTCAAGCACAGCCGACGTTAATTCAAGAAGGCCGGATGCTGCTCGGCACGGATATCCGCGCCGTTACCGCGACGCTGGATGCATTGCCGATCGACGTCATCGGTCTCAACTGTTCGACCGGACCGGCGCAGATGCGCGACGCCGTACGCTACCTGTGCGAACGTTCGCGGTGTTTCGTTAGCGTGATTCCGAACGCGGGTCTACCGCTGATGGGACCGGCCGGCGAAACCATTTATCCCGAATCGCCGGAGCAGTTGGCGCACGAGCTGGTCGATTTCGTCCGCACGTTCGGCGTCGACGCGATCGGCGGGTGTTGCGGGACGACACCCGCGCACATTGCCGAGCTGCGTGCCGCCATCGACGACCTCGGAGACGGGCCGCGTCGCGAGCGAGGAGCGGCGTCACCGCGGGACGACCGGCGGCCGCAAGCTCTCGCATCGGCCATGACCGCCGTCGAACTCGAACAAGAACCGCGGCCGCTGGTCGTGGGCGAACGCATTAACAGCCAAGGGTCGCGCAAGATCAAGCGGCTTCTGCTGGCCGACGATTACGACGCGATCGTCGCGGTCGCGCGCGAACAAGTCGAAGGCGGAGCCTACGCGCTCGACATATGCTGCGCGTTGACCGAACGTCCCGACGAACTCGAGCAGATGCGCGAAGTCGTTCGCCGACTCGCACAGTCGACCGAAGCGCCCCTATTCATCGATTCGACCGAGCCCGCCGTCACCGAGGCGGCGCTCGAAAACTATCCCGGTCGCGCCGTGATCAACTCGGTGCATCTCGAGGCCGGTCGTTCGAAGATCGACGTGCTGCTGCCGATGGCCGTGGAACACGGCGCTGCGGTCATCGCCTTAACCATCGACGAGTCGGGAATGGCAAAGACTGCCGATTCGAAACTATCGGTTGCGAAACGCATCGACGACATCGCCGTCGGCGAATACGGTATTCCGCGCGGCGCCTTGATCTTCGACGCGCTGACGTTTACGCTGGCAACCGGCGAAGCCGAATTCGTCGATTCGGCCGTCGAGACGATCGAAGGCATCCGCGCGATCAAGCGCGAGTTGCCCGGCGTACTGACCTCGCTCGGCGTGTCGAACGTCTCGTTCGGTCTATCGCCGCCGACTCGAGCGGCGCTGAACTCGGTTTTCCTACACCATTGCGTCGACGCCGGCCTCGACATGGCGCTCGTGCATCCCAACGACATCACGCCGTACCCTGAAATCGAACCGGACGTGCGCGAGGCGTGCGACGACCTGATCTTCAACCGCCGCGCCGACGCCCTAGCGCGTTTGATCGAGCGCTTCATCGGCGATGCGGGCGTCGTGCGCGCTGCGGCCGGCGTCGACGAAGACGCGACGTTGACGGCGCCGGAGCGCGTGCATCAGGCGATCTTGTTACGACGCAAAGAAGGGATCGAGGCGAAGATCGATGCGGTGCTGGCCGAGCGCACCCCGATCGACACGCTCAATCGCGTACTGCTTCCGGCCATGAAAGAAGTTGGCGACCGTTTCGGGCGCGGCGAACTGATTCTGCCGTTCGTCCTGCAGTCGGCCGAAGTAATGAAGAAGGCCGTCTCGCATCTCGAACAGTTCTTAGAAAAGCGCGACGGCACGACCAAAGGCACGGTCGTAATCGCTACCGTCTTCGGCGACGTTCACGATATCGGCAAAAATCTCGTAAAAACGATTCTCTCGAACAACGGTTACACCGTCGTAGATCTCGGCAAACAAGTTCCGGTGAACGTGATCCTCGACAAAGCCGTAGAGGTCGGCGCCGACGCGATCGGTCTTTCGGCACTCCTGGTATCGACCAGCAAGCAGATGCCGATTTGCGTGCAAGAACAGGACGCCCGTGGCTTGTCGTTCCCGGTGATCGTCGGTGGGGCTGCCATCAACCGCGACTTCGGCCGTCGCATCGCGCTCCTGGACGACGGAAAAAGGTTCTTCTCGCCCGGGTTGTTTTATGCAAAGGATGCGTTCGAAGGATTGGACCTGATGGACGCGCTGACCGGCAGCACCGAACGCAAAGAAGAGTTGCTGCAGCGGACCCGTTTGGCGGCGATGACGCAACGCGAACGCCCCGCGCCCGCTGCGAATGTAACGGTGCGGCGGTCGGCCGTGAAAGACGAACGCGCGGACATTCCGGTCCCTCCTTTTTGGGGAGTGCGGACGGTCGACCATGTCGAGTTGCGCGAACTGTGGCCGCGTTTTGACAAGCGCAGCCTCTTCCGGCTGTCGTGGGGTGCGTCGAATACCAAAGGCGACGCGTACGACCGATTGTTGCGCGACGACTTCGAGCCGCGCTTGCAGCGCTATATCGGCGATGCCGAAGCCGGTGCGATATTGGAACCCAAAGCCGTGTACGGCTATTTTCCGGCGGCCGGTGCGGGCGATGAAGTGCTGATCTACGACCCGGCCGATCGCTCGAAGGTTCTCGCGCGTTTCGCGTTTCCGCGCCAGGCCGGCGGCGAGCATTTGAGTTTGGCGGATTACCTGCGCGAACCCGACGGCGGAAACGCGAGCGACGTCGTCGCGCTTCAAGTCGTTACGATCGGCTCGGACGCTTCGCTGCAGACTGCACGATTACACGATGCCGGCGACTATAGCGAGTCGTATTTCTTGCACGGCTTCACCGTGCAGTCGGCGGAGGCATTAGCCGAGCTCACGCATCGTCGCATCCGGGCCGAGCTGGGCCTAACGTCCGAACGCGGAAAGCGTTACTCCTGGGGATACGGCGCGTGTCCCGACCTGGCGCAGCATCGAGACGTGTTCGAGCTCTTAAACGTCACCGAACGTATCGGCGTATCGTTGACCGACGCGTACGCGTTAGTGCCGGAGCAATCGACCGCTGCTATCGTTATGCACCATCCTCGGGCGGCATATTTCAACGCTGCAGCGGTCCGCGAACTCGCCTCGTAA
- the cysK gene encoding cysteine synthase A, with amino-acid sequence MARIYENLADTFGNTPLVKIPRLNRGLPGTVLVKMESFNPAGSVKDRIGVAMIEAAERDGHLRPDSIILEATSGNTGIALAFVAAAKGYALVLVMPETMTIERRNLLKAYGAQVVLTPGSEGMPGAIRRAEEIFNASPAKYFQPKQFENPANPEIHRRTTAEEIWRDTDGRVDALVSAVGTGGTITGAGEVLKERKSDIHIIAVEPDASPVLSGGKPGPHKIQGTGGGFVPAILNTSVYEEVIRVTDADAIGTARRLAREEGMLVGISGGANVWAALHVAARPEFAGKTIVTFGCDTGERYLSNPVFAEQEAVVVEPALV; translated from the coding sequence ATGGCACGGATCTACGAAAACTTAGCCGACACGTTCGGCAACACGCCGCTGGTAAAAATTCCGCGCTTGAATCGCGGCTTGCCGGGAACGGTGCTCGTGAAGATGGAGTCGTTCAATCCGGCGGGTTCGGTGAAAGACCGCATCGGCGTTGCAATGATCGAGGCGGCCGAGCGCGACGGCCATCTTCGCCCCGACTCCATCATTCTGGAAGCAACGAGCGGTAACACCGGCATCGCTTTGGCGTTTGTCGCCGCTGCAAAAGGGTATGCGTTGGTGCTGGTTATGCCTGAAACGATGACGATCGAGCGCCGCAATTTGTTGAAAGCGTACGGCGCGCAAGTCGTATTGACGCCGGGATCCGAAGGCATGCCCGGTGCGATTCGAAGGGCCGAAGAAATTTTTAACGCGTCGCCGGCCAAGTATTTTCAGCCCAAGCAGTTCGAAAATCCGGCGAATCCGGAAATCCATCGCCGGACGACTGCCGAAGAAATCTGGCGCGACACCGACGGTCGCGTCGATGCCTTGGTTTCCGCGGTCGGGACGGGCGGCACCATTACCGGCGCCGGCGAGGTGCTCAAAGAGCGCAAGAGCGACATTCACATCATCGCGGTCGAGCCGGATGCTTCTCCCGTGCTCTCCGGTGGAAAACCCGGGCCGCACAAGATTCAAGGCACCGGCGGGGGCTTCGTGCCGGCGATTCTCAATACGTCGGTGTACGAAGAAGTCATTCGCGTTACCGACGCGGACGCGATCGGAACGGCTCGACGTTTGGCTCGCGAAGAAGGCATGCTGGTCGGTATTTCCGGCGGCGCCAACGTGTGGGCTGCGTTGCACGTTGCGGCGCGTCCGGAGTTTGCCGGCAAGACGATCGTCACGTTCGGCTGCGATACCGGCGAACGGTATCTGAGCAACCCCGTCTTCGCCGAACAAGAAGCCGTCGTCGTCGAACCGGCGCTGGTGTAA
- a CDS encoding DUF885 domain-containing protein encodes MIVTTIRRVLGASLILALLGASPAPGGSQDGQYESLAQTYYTTYFKLNPLNATFVGVHDYDAQLGDFSAAGVQQELTLDRDTWTKLQAIDRSTLSASIALDATLLGNTIQDDILNNDTLAVWKHDPDDYTQSASGAVFGIMARDYAPLKTRLGYAISRERAIPAMLKDGERNTTTVDAVTQRISYEDAAGAVDFFKSSVPLAFNGVKDAALQSQLKQANAGVMKAMTAYAAWIKHLHPSGTYAIGTDAYKKKLLYEDAVDMSLDQYLAYGENALQATRAQFVETARKINPKATPLAVYLSLAKVHPAPDKLLDKARTDLVALRAFIEAKHIVTLPANANITVMETPAFERATSTASEDSPGPLETVATQAYYNVTPVDPTWNKKQTEDYLAQFNDFEFPIISAHEVYPGHFTNFSIDRNLDLSLTRKLSVSSEFAEGWAHYSEQMMVDEGWGNGDPRVRLSQLEEALLRECRYIVGVKLHTQGMTLQQAEKTFTSQCYQTPQVAVEESLRGTQDPMYGYYTLGKLMILKLRSDYKKMMGSAYTLEKFHNELLSRGDPPLPLLRPFILGKSDDGQPL; translated from the coding sequence ATGATTGTTACTACGATCCGGCGCGTGCTGGGCGCTTCCCTCATCCTCGCATTGCTCGGCGCCTCACCCGCGCCGGGCGGCAGCCAGGACGGTCAATACGAGTCGCTGGCACAGACGTATTACACGACGTATTTCAAACTCAATCCGCTGAACGCGACGTTCGTGGGCGTGCACGACTACGACGCACAGCTGGGCGACTTTTCGGCGGCCGGCGTGCAGCAAGAATTGACCCTGGATCGCGACACCTGGACGAAACTGCAAGCGATCGATCGCAGCACGCTTTCGGCTTCGATCGCGCTCGACGCCACACTCCTCGGCAACACGATTCAGGACGACATCCTGAACAACGACACGTTGGCCGTGTGGAAACACGATCCCGACGATTACACGCAATCGGCAAGTGGCGCGGTGTTTGGCATCATGGCGCGCGATTACGCACCGCTGAAGACCCGCCTCGGATATGCGATCTCGCGCGAGCGTGCCATTCCGGCGATGCTCAAAGATGGAGAGCGGAATACGACGACGGTCGATGCCGTCACGCAACGTATTTCGTACGAAGACGCGGCCGGCGCGGTCGATTTCTTTAAGTCCAGCGTACCTCTGGCGTTTAACGGCGTAAAAGACGCCGCGCTGCAATCGCAGTTGAAACAAGCCAACGCCGGCGTGATGAAAGCCATGACCGCCTATGCGGCGTGGATCAAGCATCTGCATCCGTCGGGCACGTATGCGATCGGCACCGATGCGTACAAGAAGAAGCTGCTCTACGAAGACGCGGTCGACATGTCGCTCGACCAATATCTCGCGTACGGTGAGAACGCGCTGCAAGCGACCCGAGCGCAGTTCGTCGAGACCGCCCGCAAGATTAACCCGAAGGCGACACCGCTGGCCGTGTATCTGTCGCTCGCCAAGGTGCACCCCGCGCCGGATAAGTTGCTCGACAAAGCACGCACCGACCTCGTGGCGCTGCGCGCGTTTATCGAAGCCAAACATATCGTGACGCTTCCGGCCAATGCCAACATCACGGTCATGGAAACGCCGGCGTTCGAGCGCGCAACGAGCACCGCGTCGGAAGACTCGCCCGGTCCGCTCGAGACCGTAGCGACCCAGGCGTACTACAACGTGACGCCGGTCGATCCGACGTGGAACAAAAAACAAACCGAAGACTATTTGGCGCAGTTCAACGACTTCGAGTTTCCGATCATCTCGGCGCACGAAGTGTATCCCGGCCACTTCACCAACTTCTCGATCGACCGTAATCTCGACCTGAGCTTGACGCGCAAGCTATCGGTGAGTTCCGAGTTCGCCGAAGGCTGGGCGCACTATTCCGAGCAGATGATGGTCGACGAGGGCTGGGGTAACGGCGATCCGCGGGTTCGCCTGTCGCAGCTCGAAGAAGCGTTGTTGCGCGAGTGCCGGTACATCGTCGGCGTCAAACTGCATACCCAGGGCATGACGCTGCAGCAAGCCGAGAAGACGTTTACCTCGCAGTGCTATCAGACGCCGCAAGTCGCGGTCGAAGAGTCGCTGCGCGGAACGCAAGACCCGATGTACGGCTACTACACGCTCGGAAAACTCATGATCCTTAAGCTGCGTTCGGACTATAAGAAGATGATGGGCTCGGCGTACACGCTGGAGAAGTTCCACAACGAACTGCTCTCGCGCGGAGATCCCCCGCTTCCGTTGCTGCGCCCGTTCATTTTAGGCAAGAGCGACGACGGCCAACCGCTCTAA